The DNA sequence AAGGGGAGCCTTAGCACAATGGTAGTTCGCCGTGTGACcaagaggtcacgggttcaagtcgCGGAAACAGTTTGTTGCAGAAATGCAAGATAAGGTTACATACATATGACCCAACGTGGTCTGGCCCTAGCCGGGACCCCCTCCCCCCAATAGCAGTAGCTTACTGCTTAGTGCACTCGACTGCCCTTTTGTTAATGCTTGTGATGTACCTCTTTAAGAACAATTTCGCCATAATTATGTTGGGAGGACCATACTTATTTCTAAGCACTACATTCCTTCCTTTTGGACCCAATCTCATTCCAACCAGCTCTGCCACCAAATCCACACCTGCCCTGCACAAAATTTTTACCCAACTCAAAATCTTGAAAACCAAACAAAACATAACAAAAgcaccccaaaaaaaaaaaaaaaaaaaacataatggCCAGAAGTTTCTTTGTGGTAGAACCATCATGGTTAAAGTACAATTCTTTAGCCATAGCTCTTGTGTTCAACAAAGAACCAGATACCCTTTCATCTGTGTACTGATCCATTTTTTAATATAATTGTAGGTAAATGATTCAAAGAACAACCCATTTATTCTTTTTGCTGAAGTTTCAATTATGCTACTAAAAGGTTACTGACTAGAGGGATAAGAAAAGAGATTAACTGAAAAAATCTGTCACATAAAAATTTGTCCTTTTTGGCGCTATTTAGCTTCAAAAGCTTCAAATTCAGAGCTGAAAATGGAATTTTGGGCCTGTGATATCGTGGCTCAAAATAAAGAGTGTTAAAAGGCCCATTTTAGTTCCTTCTACTTGCAGTGTTCTTTTAAGgtttcattttattttacttgGTCTTAAATTGtgttttttatttgattttcccTTTTATGGTAAGCTGTATTAAAAGGCTAATACTGTTATTTGGACATTTCCTTGTTGGTTAGTTttactcttttcttttctttaaagAGGATTGCTTGCATGGATGGTCAATTTAAAAATAGTCTAAATATGGTGAAACCTTGGAACATAATAGAGCTAATTAGTTTAAGATTGAGACGTTGTTAATTGATTGATTGATGAATATATAAGTAACTGCAGTGCGGTGAAGTGCAAAATTTGATGAATCAGTGCCAAATATAAACAAAAATGGATGTTAGAAACATACTAGGAGTAATATGTAAGCAGCTTAAGATCCAAGGGATACTGACAAGGGGGAAATCTTGGAGGTTTCATGGCTAAAAGAAAGCTTTACCTTTTTCTGGGATTTTAAGATCTTGGATTTTGGACATGCATACAAGTTGGTCAACTTGTAATATAAAGTAATGATAAGGAGACTAAACTGTATGAACGTTTTGTGATGATTCTGATGTCATGTTTCTAAGCTTGAGAAAGTTACAGTTGCAACCTAAAATGATGGAACTATTTTAAGTTTAAGCCACTTCAAACGAGTTTGATTGTCTTTCTACTGTCTTAAATTGTATTTAGCTTCTTATAGTATCAACATAATCTCAAGGCCTTTGCAGTGATAAAGGAAGAAGGTATTTGGTAGGAATATGATACTATGATTGGTAGAAATGTTGAGCACAACAAAATGAGTTGTATATTACTACTATTTAGTAGGTAAAACATTTGCTACTATATTCATATCATGGCAGGCATAAACTTCATGAGACAAGGTCACAGACACCAAATAGAAGAAATAGTATGTTACATTGGTTTGTCAAAGATAACCTGATGTGTCATTTTTTTATGATGTTATATATACTGATAAACTTTTGCAGTTAGGGTGAAGCAGAGAGTCTTGTATCTCTCACTGTACATTTACTTTCATTCTAATAGCATCTTGAACCTTAGTAAACATGACGACAATGTGTTGGAGACACTTACTTTCAACTGGCTTTCGGATAAGGAAATGAATTATCTAAACTGTCAAGGTAAAACAAAGATCAAAATGCTACTGTATTGGAGTTTGAGAGGATCCTACAATGTTGGATAACATGTTGCAATTAAAGACAAAGAAGGTATGGTAAAAGACAATATTCAACCAACGCACTTCCAATGGTATGAATGTTACCTTCAACCAAAGTGTTGAATAAAGCATTTTCCCTTTGTCCAAGGGATTATCACTTTCTGATTCATAAGAATCAAACTAACTGATCTTTTCACCAAACATTTTCAAGAATTATACATTACATAATGCAAAAGTTTTAAATTTGTAGTGTTTTTATATAGTTTCTAAATCTTTTTTTAATGATGATGGTTTCTAGGCCAGCTTGTGCGGCGCACCTTGACTAATTCACCTAATAGGCTAATTTCTACGGCCATTTCAAGCCTAGCTTCTGAAAGTGCATTTTAATCTTGATCCTTGTTGAATACCACCTTCAACACATATTGTTAGAACAAAGTAGCTAACCAATTACCTAATTCTAAACTATTTTAGTAGGAAGAGCGGACCAATTAATCTATTACCCCCATAAAATAGGTAAAGACATAAGAATAACTTCAAAATCTGAAACATACCCCTCGAATATTGACCCACTCTTACTCAATACTCATCAAGTAGAACACCAGGAAACAAGGAAATGTAAAAAGATAAATCTTTCCATAAAATTCATCATAATAAGAACAAATCACACCATTGACACAAACAATTCGCAAGAGAAAATGATCTCTCATGCGCACTTAAAATTTAAAGCGAAGAAAATGACTCCACAAAGCTCTTCTGAATTATTAACATATCTTTTGTGTAAGCTTTTACTGATCTCATGTGAAAATGGTCGTTTAACTAAAATAACATTTGTAATGTACTACAAAACCAAATCTCTCTAATTGCAAGCTAAacctcaaaaaagaaaaaaaacagaaTCTTAGAAAGACCCAGAACAACAACACTTAggaaaatacaacaacaacaacaacaacaacaaaaaaccacTAAAAACCCACTAACGGGGTCAAGGAACACTTGTAAAATCAAAAAGCCAAAAAGAAAAGCAATGGAGATAGAGAAAGATACCTAAATTCCCAAAAAGGAAATTGAAGAAAGTTCCTTGACATTCATGAAGAAACAAGCAGAGCAGAGAATAGAAGCACTGAAAGCAAAAAATCCCAACCCAATCATGAGTGAAGCACCAGCAACCATCAAGTTCATCAAATACTGCAAGCTTATACCCAGTATTAACATCTTCTTTCCTCTTAATATGCTCACTTTTTTATAGGTACAAACACTGATAATAGAAAAAGGGCCACTTGAACCCCTTTGCTGCCATTTATAGAAAGGAAAATAGATGGATAAGAAGGGGTTGACTAAAAGCTGCAGAAAATGCTTTGGGAGAGTTGACATTTGGAGTATTCAACTAGGAACGGCATCACAGTGTAACCAGGGGCTATATCAGATCTCTAGTTGGAGTCATCCCCATTTCCATGGTCCTCTTCGGCTCTTCATCTTCATCGATGGCAGATTTCTTATTTCTGGAAAGAACAGAAACTTGACTTACAAAAAGGACAAGATAAAATGTGGAAATAACGTTTAGATATGCAAAAGTATTTTACCTGAACCTTCCAATTTTGACGCACACAAGATGTTTCAGCTTTGTGTTGTAAAAGAAGTAGAGCATCATAGAACTGGAAAAATGAATGTTACGGGATAACTATAAATGATACTGGATAGAAAACATGAAGAAAACACGTTCACCCTCTACTATTTTGCTTGAGGAAATGACACATGTCATACTCAACTTATTATAAAGTTGTCCATTATCATACCCTTTTACGGACATAAAAAATTATTACAATCCCGTCATAATTAATTCCGGATTAGTTATATCATAATTTTATTCCAATCAAATATGATattaaatttaattttaaaattaattatccTTTTTTatcaaataagtcctaaaacCATAAATAACGAGGGAAGAAGGAAAAAGAAACTCACACAACATCATCTTCCAAAGCTTGAACGATTTTGTCATTAAGTATAAGGTGGTGGATCTCTGATTCCTGGGCTTTGACCACCTTGTTCAAAGCCTCTTCCAAAGTTGTGTAAAAACTTTTGTCTTCCAGCCATTTCTGCAACAAACAAAGTTGGATATAAACTAAATTCTATGAGTAATTAAACTCATAGATAGGGACTTACCAAATCAAGTTGATATAGTAAATCAACATCTTTTTTGAAATCATCCCATGTCTTTTCTTCAAACCACATATCACTGTAAAACCACTGAGTGAGATGCTAAGAACAAAAATATTCAATATatgcaaccaaaaaaaaaaaaaggagggcTTACTTGATCAAATCAGGGGGCATAATGGGATACATGTCCTCTAGTATTTTGAAAAAATGGTCCTCCCATGACTCTTCATCATTTTCCCCTTAAACAACAGAAGGTGAGTTACGCGGGGGCGGGGCAGGGGAAAATTCAACACAAAGGAAATACTTACAAACGAAAGTATTTAACTCTCCTTTAATGCTCTCTGTGCCCAAATCCACCTCCCTCAAATAAGAATTCAAGCTAAACATTACAAAAAGCACATAAGAAATAATCTTCAAACCTAAAATTGTAAATTTTAGCAGGTGTAGGCACTATAACTCCCAGATCAAATCATAGCTTCAGTAAAACCTTCTCCTTCAATTTCTAAAATGAAACAAAAAAGTATAGCAAATTGTACATGGATATCTTACCTATCAAATTCATTCACTTGTTTGAAAGGCATCTTGAACCTGCTCAATATGAAAATCAAAACACATACTTAAAATGTAATAAGCTATGATACCCGGTCGTATCCAATGTTACCACTAAGCAAACCAACCGCTTTATGAGATGCAGCCTTAGTACACAGCAGAAAACCCAAATTCTCGTCTCTCTCTCTTCCTCTCTCTCACTCACTCACTCACACACACAGCAACTCCAAAAACTAGAATATTTCTCTCGCTCTCCCTCACACACACACTCATACACAGTGAttgaaaagcaaaaaaaaagagaaatcaATGATGAAGTAGCAGAGTACACAAAAATATAGAGATCAATGACGAAATAGCAGAGTACACAAAAATTGAGAGATCAATCACCAGAGTACCTGAATTCTCGTCTCTCTCACTCTCACTCTCACTCACACTCACTCACACACGGCATTCAACTCCAGAAACGAGAATATCTCTTTCTCCCGCGCTCACACACAGTgattaaaaagcaaaaaaaaaaaaatcaatgatGAAGTAGCAGAGTACACAAAAACAGGGAGATCTATGATGAAGTAGCAAAGTAAGCAGCAGAGTGCCCAATTTCTCGTCTCTCTTACTATCTCTCACTCACTCACTCACACTCAGACACGACATTCAACTCCAAAAACGAGGATATATCTCTCGCTCATACACACAGGCACACTGTCTCACACACACAGTGATtaaaaagccaaaaaaaaaaaacgagaGAAATCAATGATGAAGTAGCTAGCAGAGTACACAAAAAAGAGAGATCAATGATGAAGTAGCAAAGTATGAAGAAGAGTGCCCAAATTCTCTCTCTCACTCACTCACTCACTCACTCACTCATACACACACACGGCATTCAACTCCAAAAACGAAAATATATCTCTCTCGCTCGCTCGCTCACTCACACACAGTGATTAAAAAGCAAAAACACAAAATAAAAGAgaaatcaataatgaagtagcAGAGTATACAAAAACAGAGAGATCAGTGATGAAGTAGTAGAAGACACAGCAAGTTATACAAAAACAGAGAGATTGATGAATTAGCAGAGTACACTAACACTAAAACAGAGAGATCAATGATGAAGTAGAAGAGTCAATACAGGAAAAAGGCAGTGAAGTACGGTGTTACCTGAAGAACGCAGAAGTAATTTGAGAGAGAGAGTGCAAGTGAATTTGAATGTgagaatcatatatatatatatagtagttgAGAGGGAAATTTGAAAAAAAACGAAATCTGTTCGTGACGTTTTCAGCTCATTTGCGTGACTCTGTATTTTGAGATAGGTGTATTTTTCAGTCGCCAATTAGTTTCTTTAAAAATATAGGTGTATTTTTCAGTCGCCAATTAGtttcttttatttaatttaaacTAATTTTAAAATAGGCGTTGTATCCTATATTAATAActataaaattttgatattttaattAATACTATTAGATATTTGTTCGATTATAAAATAAAACCTGACCAAATATATACTCTTGGAATTGGGGAATATTAATCTTATTTAGTTAATAAAGTAGCGACTTAACTAAGCATGAAAACAAGCTAagataattttaaaatcttaatgATCTATCATGAGTTctcgttttttttaattttaacttcgtataaaaatgatttttttaggtactatatattttatacattcaactacaaaaaataaaaaagtaagcGACAAATAAACTATGTAGCTAAATAACAAATATCCTTCACTAATCCTATTTAGTAATGAATTAGCAAGAGATGTCAAaaaaatcctaaacattaggaaAATATTAAATGATAATTTTTTTCTAgcgtaaaatttatttttaaaaggtgAAAAAGACAAATGATATTTTGTTAAAAAGTTTCATGTTTTTAATATAA is a window from the Nicotiana tomentosiformis chromosome 10, ASM39032v3, whole genome shotgun sequence genome containing:
- the LOC104102994 gene encoding uncharacterized protein isoform X4 yields the protein MSTLPKHFLQLLVNPFLSIYFPFYKWQQRGSSGPFSIISVCTYKKCFYSLLCLFLHECQGTFFNFLFGNLGVDLVAELVGMRLGPKGRNVVLRNKYGPPNIIMAKLFLKRLRITSWKMLLVLVLAMIMPSET
- the LOC104102994 gene encoding chaperonin 60 subunit beta 4, chloroplastic-like isoform X3, whose product is MSTLPKHFLQLLVNPFLSIYFPFYKWQQRGSSGPFSIISVCTYKKCFYSLLCLFLHECQGTFFNFLFGNLGVDLVAELVGMRLGPKGRNVVLRNKYGPPNIIMAKLFLKRSIWTILWKMSRVKLVREAGAKTNNLAGDGCTTSIVLARDLVAEG
- the LOC104102994 gene encoding uncharacterized protein isoform X6, with protein sequence MSTLPKHFLQLLVNPFLSIYFPFYKWQQRGSSGPFSIISVCTYKKCFYSLLCLFLHECQGTFFNFLFGNLGVDLVAELVGMRLGPKGRNVVLRNKYGPPNIIMAKLFLKSTDPSGQSFGKCQE
- the LOC104102994 gene encoding uncharacterized protein isoform X1; protein product: MSTLPKHFLQLLVNPFLSIYFPFYKWQQRGSSGPFSIISVCTYKKCFYSLLCLFLHECQGTFFNFLFGNLGVDLVAELVGMRLGPKGRNVVLRNKYGPPNIIMAKLFLKRSIWTILWKMSRVKLVREAGAKTNNLAGDGCTTSIVLARDLVAEGYCDGSKCCPSVRELPKPLFLSSS
- the LOC104102994 gene encoding chaperonin 60 subunit beta 4, chloroplastic-like isoform X2, with the protein product MSTLPKHFLQLLVNPFLSIYFPFYKWQQRGSSGPFSIISVCTYKKCFYSLLCLFLHECQGTFFNFLFGNLGVDLVAELVGMRLGPKGRNVVLRNKYGPPNIIMAKLFLKRSIWTILWKMSRVKLVREAGAKTNNLAGDGCTTSIVLARDLVAEGYCDGSKCCSS
- the LOC104102994 gene encoding uncharacterized protein isoform X5: MYPIMPPDLINDMWFEEKTWDDFKKDVDLLYQLDLKWLEDKSFYTTLEEALNKVVKAQESEIHHLILNDKIVQALEDDVVSMMLYFFYNTKLKHLVCVKIGRFRNKKSAIDEDEEPKRTMEMGMTPTRDLI